The Solidesulfovibrio sp. genome segment CGTCGTAGCCCCAGATGCTCGGCGTGAACTTCTCGGCCGCGCCGGTGCGGTTGTTCATGGAGAGGATGCCGACCATCTTGGGGCCGCAGGGCCATTTGTGGAAGCTCCCCGAGATGCTGTCCACCCCCACCTCGTCCAGGCGCAGGTCCAGGACGCCGAAGGTCTGGGCGCTGTCGGCGTGGATGTAGATGGCCTTGTTGATCGAACGCAACTCGTCGACGATGCGCTTCATGGGCAGCAGCATGCCGCATTCGTTGGACTGCCAGGACAGGGTGACGATCTTGGTGTTGTTGTCCACCACCTGGCGCAGGGCGGCCAGGATGTCGTCCTCGGAGGCGGGGTCGGACGGCAGCATGCCCGCCTTGGCTTCCTCGTCCGTCACCTTCTGGGCGAACATCTTGGTCCGCAGCACGCGCACCGAATCCTTGCCCCAGCCCTGGGTCGCCTTGCGGTAGAACCAGGCGTCGTAGTTGGTGGGATGGTTCACGTCCCAGACCACGACGTTGTCCTTTTGCGGATCGAAAAAGCCCGACGAGACGAGGCCGTTGTTGATGAAGTTGTTGCCCTCGGTGGAGTTGGCCACAAGGGCCAGCAGAAAATCAGCCTGGGTCTTGATGTTGCCGAGGCCCAGCCAGTCCTTCACCGCGCCGAGGCCGTGGACCAGGCTGGCGTCGGCCAGTTCGCCCCGCATGGGAAAGGACAGGTCCCCGGCCAGCAGGCGCCCCACCAGATCCACCATGGCCGTGACGGGCCGCATGGACGGGCAAATGTTGGCCGAATTGACGGAAATGCTGGTGTAGGCCTCCCGGTCGAAATAGTGGCGCACGAGCTTGTCCCACTGGGCGTTGTCGTCGGCCGCCAGGCTGTCGGCCGCGAACAGACGGCCATCGACGCGCCACTGTTCGATGGCGGCCCGGATGCGCGCCAGGGCCGAGCCGGTTTCCTTCCTGGCCGGCGTTTTCCTGGCCTCGGCCGGGGAGGAGGTGAAGGCAATGCCGGGCAACAGGGCGGCGCCGCCCGCGCCCAAGGCGACTCCGATGAACTTGCGACGCGTGAACTGGCTCATGGGCAAACATCTCCTTGACGGTGCAACAGCGTTACGATCCAAGGGAACATGAAGCAGAATACGTCACGAGACCACTGAGAAATCATCTTGCCGGGAGACTACAGTTCGAATATCCCTTTCCATCATACCGAGCAAGCCGCAATGCGCGGCGTTTCCCCCACGCAAGGCCCGCTTCCCCTGCATTTGCCGATGTGCAGCGGCGCTCTTCCGGCCACGGCATTTCCCTGTCCCCGGCCCGGGCTCGGGTCGGCCGGCAAAAATCGGCCGCCCCGGGGGGGTTCCCTCCCTTGGCCGAGATGCTTATGATGGGCTTTCGCCATTTCATGGAGGAGCCCGCGCATCATGAGCAAGACCCAAGACACATCGGAAAGCGACGCCTCGTTCGCCATCGAAGCCAAAAGCTGCTGGGAAACCTACGCCTCGCCCGAGGACCGCGCCGCCATGCGCGATCTGGCCGGGCGCTACATCGACTTCCTGTCCACCTGCAAAACCGAACGCGAAACCGTGCACTTTGTCCGCAAGGCCCTGACCGACGCCGGGTTCACCGAATGCGCCGACGGCGATTTCGCCGGTGACGCCGTCTTCCGCGTGCTCAAGGGCAAGACCGTCTTCGTCGCCCGCCAGGGCAGAAAGCCCCTGCGCGAGGGCTTCCGCCTGGTCGGCGCCCACGGCGACACGCCGCGCATCGACCTCAAGCAGCACCCCCTCTACCAGGACTGCGGCGTGGCCCAGCTCAAGACCCACTACTACGGCGGCATCCGCAAGCACCAATGGCTGGCCCGGCCGCTGGCCCTGCACGGCGTGGTGGCCAAAAAGGACGGCACGGTGGTGCCGGTGACCATCGGCGAGGACGCCGCCGACCCGGTCTTCGCCATCCCGGACCTGCTGCCGCACCTGGCCTACCGGCAGGTCGAACAGAAGCTGGCCGACGCCTTCGAGGCCGAAAAACTCAACATCCTCATCGGCCACAGCCCGGCCGATCCCCCGGCCGCGCCCGAAACGGCCGAAGGTGCCGAGCCCGCCCCCAAGGATGCCGCCAAAAACGGCAAGGATGCCATCAAAACCAAGGTGCTGGCCCTGCTGCACGCCAAGTACGGCATCGGGGAGGCCGACCTCTACAGCGCCGAACTGCAGGCCGTGCCGGCCGGCCCGGCCCGGTTCGTGGGCCTGGACGAAGCGCTTGTCGGCGGCTACGGCCAGGACGACCGGGCCTGCGTCTTCACCGCGCTGACCGCCCTGCTGACCGCGCCCCAGCCCGAACACACGCAGATCGTGCTTTTCTGGGACAAGGAGGAGATCGGCTCCGAAGGCTCCACCGGGGCCAAGTCCCGCTTTTTCGAGTACTGCCTGGACGACCTCATCGAGGCCTGGGACCCCGGCGCGCGCAAGAGCCGGGTGCTGGCCGCGGGCAAGGCCCTGTCGGCCGACGTCCACGCCCCTATCGACCCGGACCACCAGGACCTGCACGAAAAGCTCAATTCCTCGACCCTGGGCTTCGGGCCGGTGTTCTGCAAGTTCACCGGCCACCGGGGCAAGGTCGGGGCCAACGACGCCCACCCCGAGTACGTGGCCTGGCTGCGCAACCTCCTCGACGAGGCGGGCGTGCCCTGGCAGATGGCCGAGCTCGGCCGGGTGGACCTCGGCGGCGGCGGCACGGTGGCCAAGTTCCTGGCCGTCTACGGCATGGACGTGATCGACTTCGGCCCGTCGGTGCTGTCCATGCACAGCCCCTTCGAACTGACCAGCGTGGCCGACATCTACGCCGCCATGCTGGCCTACAAGGCCTTTTTGTCGAGCTGACACCCTGGGGGCGATGCCGAGGGCATCGCCCCCCCATCGGGGAGGGTCCGGGAGGGGATCATCCCCTCCCGGCCGCCGGAGGCATCTTCCCTCCCCCGCCTCCCCATCCCCCAAAGGAGCAGCCATGCCAGTCATCATGGGCACGGCCGGGCACATCGACCACGGCAAGACCACGCTCATCAAGGCGCTTACCGGCATCGACTGCGACCGGCTGGCCGAGGAGAAAAAGCGCGGCATCACCATCGAGCTCGGCTTCGCCTTCATGGACCTGCCCGGCGGGGCGCGCCTGGGCGTCATCGACGTGCCCGGCCACGAACGCTTCGTCAAAAACATGGTGGCCGGCGCGGCCGGCATCGACTTTGTCATGCTGGTTGTCGCCGCCGACGAGGGCGTCATGCCGCAAACCCGCGAGCACCTCGACATCTGCACGCTGCTTGGCGTCCAAACCGGCCTGGTGGCCCTGACCAAGGCCGACATGGTGGACGAGGACTGGCTGGCCATGGTCACCGACGACGTGCGGGCCGAGCTGGCCGGCACGTTCCTGGCCGACGCCCCCCTTTTTCCGGTCTCCTCCCACACCGGGGCGGGCCTGCCCGAACTGCGCGACGCCCTGGCCGCGCTGGTGGCCGACTTCGCCCCCCGGCGCCGCTCGGACCTGGCCAGGCTGCCCATCGACCGGGTCTTCACTCTCAAGGGCCACGGCACGGTGGTCACGGGCACGCTCATCGCCGGCACCTTCCGCCTGGGCGAGGACGTGCAGCTTTTCCCCACGGACAAGCGCTCGAAAATCCGCGGCCTGCAATCCCACGGCGAGACGGTGGAGGAGTCCCCGGCCGGCCGGCGCACGGCCGTCAACCTCCCGGGCCTGGAAGTCGAGGACATCGCACGCGGCGAGGTGCTGGCCCGGCCCGGAACCCTCTTTCCGGATACGGTCTGGGAAGTGGAGCTCGCCTGCCTGGCCTCGGCCCCCCGGGCCATCAAGCACCGCACCGAAGTGCATTTCCACCACGGCACCCGGGAGTTGCTCGCCCGGGTGCATCTCCTCGACCGCGACAAGCTCGAACCCGGCCAGACGGCCGTGTGTCAGATGCGTTTTCCCGAGCCCCTGGCCGGCGTCTACGGCGACCGGCTGGTGGTGCGCTCGGGCGCGCCGCTGCGCACCATGGCCGGCGGCCGGGTGCTCTCGCCCATGGGCCGCAAGGTCAAGCGCTTCGACCCGGCCGCCGCGCCCATGCTGGCCGCCCTGGCCACGGCCACGGGCCCGGAACTGGTCGCCCTGCACCTCGACCGGGCCGGGGTCGAGGGCCTGGGCTTTGCGCGCCTCATGACGCTCACCGACCTCGAATCCAAGGCCCTGGACAAGGCCCTGGCGGGCCTTAGCGACAAGGGCCGGGCGGCGCTCGTCGAGCGCGACGGCAAGGAAGGCCGCCATTTCGTCGCCGGCGCCGTCCTGACGCAACTGGCCGCGACCCTTGCCGACTTCGTGGCCGCCTACCACGCCCGCGAGCCGCTCAAGCTCGGCATCTCCCGCAGCGAACTGGCCTCCACCTGGGGCAAGGCCCTTTCGCCCAAGCTCTTTCACTACGTGGTCGAACGGCAACTGCGCGCCGGGGTGCTTTCCACCGAACAGGACGTGCTGCGCCTGGCCGACCACAAGGTGTCCCTGGCCTCGGACCAGGCAACGCTTCGGGCCACGCTGCTCGATGCCTACCGCAAAGGCGGGCTGACCCCGCCCAACGTCAAGGACATCCTGGAGCCGCTGTCGCTGACCTTCAAGGAGGCCCAGCCGGTCTACAAGGTGCTCATGGACGAAGGTCGCATCGTCAAGGCCCAGGAAGGCATGTATTTCTGCGCCGAGGCCATCGCGGCGCTCATCGGGAAGGTCCGGGCCTACTACGCCGGCGGCGCCACGGACATGGGGCCGGCCGAATTCCGGGAGCTGACCGGGCTGTCGCGCAAGTTCCTCATCGCCCTGCTCGAATACCTGGACAAGGAAAAGATCACCATCCGCGTCGGCGACAAGCGGCAGTTGCGCGGGAAGTAGACCGGGGCGGGGGAAAGGAAGAGGTGGAGGCGAAGGCGAAGGCAGGGAAGAGGCCTCCGGCGGCCAGGAGGGGGTGACCCCCTCCTGGACCTCCCCAGCGGGGGAAGGCCACGGTGCGGGGTCAGGCAATCCAGGACGCGGCAAACGACGAAAGCGGCGGGAGGCCGGAGCCTGCCGCCGCCGGGATGGCTGGGTGGCCGGGGGCTACCAGTCCTGGTCCTGAGGCTTGGCTTCCTGCTGTGCCTTGATAACGAGCAGGGCGACGAAGACCGAGACGAGACCGAACAGCACGATGAGGCCGGAGAAGTCGAATTGCACGGCAAACCCCCTGGGCGGATGTATTTCGTGAAAAAAATCCTTAACCCCAAAAGCAGACCATGTCCAGACGCAACCGCCTTTTCGCCGCCCTGGCGGCCCTGACCTGCCTGGCCGGCCCCTGGCTGGGCGGCTTTGACGCCCCGGCCCTGGCCGGCGTGGTCGTGGTCGAAAACGACGCCTACAGCCTCGACGGCGGCCGGCCCGTCGCCGGGGCCTGGGAAGTGGCCGAGAAAATCGCCGTGGCCCACGACACGGCCGTGGTGGTGCTGGGCAGCAACGTCAAGCCGGCCACGATCCAGACCATGATCCAGTTGCTGGAAAGCCTCCACGTGCCCACGCTGCTCACCAAGAAAGCCGACTACAAGGCCCTGCTCGAACGCGGCGTCGTCAAGCCCAGCCGCACCCCGGCCGCGCCTTGACACCTCCCCCTGCCCCGGCTACTGCCCGGAAACGACCTGGGCGCCCCGTCGGGGCTTAAAAGGGAATCCCGTGCGAATCGGGAGCGGACCCGCCGCCGTCAGTCCCTGAAAGGTCGGCCCCCTTGCGCGCCACTGGGATTTATCCCGGGAAGGCCGGGGCCGATGGGACGAGCCGGAAGACCTGCCCGGTCACAGGCCAACCCGTCGGCAACGAGGGCTTTTGCCGGCCGGGCTCAAGGGAAAGGGCGGGCGCCCCCCGTGGCGGCGCGGTCTTTTTCCGTTCTTCAAGAGCCCTCCATGCCCATGGAGGTTTTTCCCGATGACGCGTCCCATGCGAACGCTGACCTGCTTTGCCTTGTGCCTGTTCCTGTCCGCGCCGGCCCTGGCCGGCCACGAGGCCAAAAAGGAACCCAAACGGGCCATCGTCGTGGCCGCCTTCGGCACCAGCGTGCCCGAGGCCGCCCCGGCCATCCAGAAAATGGTCGAGCGCGTCAAGGCCGCCTATCCCGGCGTGCCGGTGTCGCTGTGCTACACCGCGGCCATGATCCGGCACAAGCTGGCCAAGGAAGGCAAGGTCTTCCCCTCCCCGGCCGAGGCCCTGGCCGCCCTGCCCGACCAGGGCGTCACCGACGTGGCCCTGCTCTCCCTGCAAACCATTCCCGGCCACGAATACGACGACCTGGTCAGCCTGGCCAAGGCCTTCTCCGGCCTGCCCAAGGGACTTTCCCACGTGGAAGTCAGCGCGCCGCTGCTTTTTTCCCGCGAGGACTTCCCCCGGGTGGCCAAGGCGCTCCTCGCGTCCGCGCCCAAGGAGCGCAAGCCCGCCGACGCGCTCGTCTTCGTCGGCCACGGCACCGACCACTTCGCCGACATGGCCTACCCCGCCCTGCAATACACGCTTTGGCGCGAGGACAAAAACGCCTTCGTGACCACGGTCGAGGGCACGCCGAGCTTCGAGGACGTGGTGGCCGAGTGCACGGCGCGCGGCATCAAGAAGGCCTACCTCCTGCCGCTTTTCGCCGTGGCCGGCGACCATGCCCGAAACGACATGGCCGGCAAGGAGGACGATTCCCTGGCCTCGGCCCTCAAAAAGGCCGGCATCGAGGCCGTGCCCGTGCTGGCCGGCAACGCCGAGCGCGAGGCCGTGGCCGCCGTCTGGATGGATCACCTCAAGGCGACCTTCGACAGCCTGCCCGGGAAATAATGGCCAACGCCCCACGCCGACCGGGCGGCCGCGCCGCCGCCTGCCTTCCCGCCCTGGCCGGGCTGGCCGCCCTGGTGGCGGCCTGCCTGGCCGGGGCCTATCCGGCCTCGCCCGGCGACGTGGCGGCCGTCCTGGGCCGGACGCTTGGCCTGCCCCTGGCCGCGCCGGCCGACGCGGCCCTCGCCACGGTGGTCCTCGACCTGCGGCTGTGGCGGGCCGTTTTGGCCTACGGCGTGGGCGCGGCCCTGGCCGTGGCCGGCGGCGTCTTCCAGGGCGTGCTGCGAAACCCCCTGGCCGACCCCTTCACCCTGGGCGTCTCCGGCGGCGCGGCCTTCGGCGCCGCCCTGTCGCTCACCCTGGGCCTGGCCGCGGCCTGGGGCAGCCGCGTCGCCACTCCCGTGTGCGCCCTGGCCGGCGGCGCGGCGACCCTGGCCGGCGTATTGGCCCTGTCGCGCCTGGCCGGCGGGCTTCGCCGGGAGACGGTGGTCCTTTCCGGCATCATCGCCGCCACCTTCCTGTCGGCCCTGCTGTCCCTGGTCAAGGCGCTCAACGAAGAGTCCGTGGCCGGCATCGTCTTTTGGATCATGGGCGGCTTCCAGGGCCGGGGCAGGGCCGAGCTGGCGCTTTTCCTGCCCTGCTGCCTGCTGGGGCTGGCCCTGGCGCGCCTGTACGCCCGCGAACTGGACATCCTGCTTCTGGGCGACACGCAGGCCCGCCAATTGGGCGTCGCCGCCGGCCGGGCCAGGCTGGTTCTCCTGACGGCCGCCAGCCTGCTCACGGCCGGGGCCGTGGCCGTCTCCGGGGTCATCGGCTTCGTCGGGCTCATCGCCCCCCACGCCTGCCGCCGGCTGTACGGCGCCGAGCACGGCCGGCTGCTGCCCCAAAGCGCCCTGGTCGGCGGCGCCCTGCTCGTTTTCGCCGACGTCCTGGCCCGCACCATCCTGCCCGGCGGCGCCGAACTGCCCGTGGGCGTGGTGACCGCGCTTCTGGGCGGCCCGTTCTTCTGTTTCCTGCTGCTGGCCCCCCGTGGCGGAGTCCGGCCGTGATCCGCCTTTCGGGCCTTCGGGCCGGCTACGGCGGCGTCGAGGTCCTGCACGCCATCGACCTCGCCATCGCCCCGGGCGAGATGGTGGGACTTCTCGGCCCCAACGGCGCGGGCAAGACCACGCTGCTGCTGGCCGCCACGGGCATTTTGGCCCCGACCGCCGGCACGGTCAGGCTGGCCGGGCGCGACGTGGCCACCCTGCCGGCGCGGCAGCGGGCCAGGCTTGTGGCCGCCGTGCCCCAGCGGGCCGAAAGCGTCGGCGATTTCACCGTGGCCGCCCTGGTGGCCATGGGCCGCTATCCCCATGCGCGCTTTCTCGGCGGCCCCACCGCAGCCGACGAGGCGGCCTGCCGGGAGGCCCTGGACGCCGTGGGCGTGGCCCACCTGGCCACGCGGCGCCTGCACGAACTCTCGGGCGGCGAATTCCAGCGCGTGCTCGCGGCCCGGGCCCTGGCCCAGCAGGCCAGGGCGCTCGTCCTGGACGAGGCCTCGGCCGGCCTGGATATCGCCCGCAAAATGGAGCTCTATGGCCTGCTTGCCGCGCGAAACGCCGCCGGCACCACCGTCGTCGCCGCCCTGCACGACGTCAACCTGGCGGCGCTTTTCTGCAAGCGCCTTGTTTTTTTGAAATCCGGCCGCATCGCCGCCGACGGCCCCACCGCCGACGTCTTTACCAGCCAAACCCTGTCAAGGATCTACGATGCCGACATCCTGGTCATCCCCCATCCCCGAAACGGCCTTCCCCAAGCCTTGGCCGTGCCTGGCCCTCCTGGCGGCCCTGCTGCTGGCCCAGCC includes the following:
- a CDS encoding aminotransferase class V-fold PLP-dependent enzyme — its product is MSQFTRRKFIGVALGAGGAALLPGIAFTSSPAEARKTPARKETGSALARIRAAIEQWRVDGRLFAADSLAADDNAQWDKLVRHYFDREAYTSISVNSANICPSMRPVTAMVDLVGRLLAGDLSFPMRGELADASLVHGLGAVKDWLGLGNIKTQADFLLALVANSTEGNNFINNGLVSSGFFDPQKDNVVVWDVNHPTNYDAWFYRKATQGWGKDSVRVLRTKMFAQKVTDEEAKAGMLPSDPASEDDILAALRQVVDNNTKIVTLSWQSNECGMLLPMKRIVDELRSINKAIYIHADSAQTFGVLDLRLDEVGVDSISGSFHKWPCGPKMVGILSMNNRTGAAEKFTPSIWGYDEHINTPADYGFPAESGTIDPNAKRFSYLGQQNDATLVSTWMAALFHTGHFHPGVTPAKIEARIHALGGKVQQALFRNLPKLFPDFTEKTAYRFITTPTANDKLRSSVFLFRTPDGIGAGDVMKHVYEKHRFAIANLKVKGHDLLRISPTFCNTAGDVEGVVEAVVDVVKAMRGNKLASNVETRAYA
- a CDS encoding aminopeptidase, yielding MSKTQDTSESDASFAIEAKSCWETYASPEDRAAMRDLAGRYIDFLSTCKTERETVHFVRKALTDAGFTECADGDFAGDAVFRVLKGKTVFVARQGRKPLREGFRLVGAHGDTPRIDLKQHPLYQDCGVAQLKTHYYGGIRKHQWLARPLALHGVVAKKDGTVVPVTIGEDAADPVFAIPDLLPHLAYRQVEQKLADAFEAEKLNILIGHSPADPPAAPETAEGAEPAPKDAAKNGKDAIKTKVLALLHAKYGIGEADLYSAELQAVPAGPARFVGLDEALVGGYGQDDRACVFTALTALLTAPQPEHTQIVLFWDKEEIGSEGSTGAKSRFFEYCLDDLIEAWDPGARKSRVLAAGKALSADVHAPIDPDHQDLHEKLNSSTLGFGPVFCKFTGHRGKVGANDAHPEYVAWLRNLLDEAGVPWQMAELGRVDLGGGGTVAKFLAVYGMDVIDFGPSVLSMHSPFELTSVADIYAAMLAYKAFLSS
- the selB gene encoding selenocysteine-specific translation elongation factor gives rise to the protein MPVIMGTAGHIDHGKTTLIKALTGIDCDRLAEEKKRGITIELGFAFMDLPGGARLGVIDVPGHERFVKNMVAGAAGIDFVMLVVAADEGVMPQTREHLDICTLLGVQTGLVALTKADMVDEDWLAMVTDDVRAELAGTFLADAPLFPVSSHTGAGLPELRDALAALVADFAPRRRSDLARLPIDRVFTLKGHGTVVTGTLIAGTFRLGEDVQLFPTDKRSKIRGLQSHGETVEESPAGRRTAVNLPGLEVEDIARGEVLARPGTLFPDTVWEVELACLASAPRAIKHRTEVHFHHGTRELLARVHLLDRDKLEPGQTAVCQMRFPEPLAGVYGDRLVVRSGAPLRTMAGGRVLSPMGRKVKRFDPAAAPMLAALATATGPELVALHLDRAGVEGLGFARLMTLTDLESKALDKALAGLSDKGRAALVERDGKEGRHFVAGAVLTQLAATLADFVAAYHAREPLKLGISRSELASTWGKALSPKLFHYVVERQLRAGVLSTEQDVLRLADHKVSLASDQATLRATLLDAYRKGGLTPPNVKDILEPLSLTFKEAQPVYKVLMDEGRIVKAQEGMYFCAEAIAALIGKVRAYYAGGATDMGPAEFRELTGLSRKFLIALLEYLDKEKITIRVGDKRQLRGK
- a CDS encoding sirohydrochlorin cobaltochelatase translates to MTRPMRTLTCFALCLFLSAPALAGHEAKKEPKRAIVVAAFGTSVPEAAPAIQKMVERVKAAYPGVPVSLCYTAAMIRHKLAKEGKVFPSPAEALAALPDQGVTDVALLSLQTIPGHEYDDLVSLAKAFSGLPKGLSHVEVSAPLLFSREDFPRVAKALLASAPKERKPADALVFVGHGTDHFADMAYPALQYTLWREDKNAFVTTVEGTPSFEDVVAECTARGIKKAYLLPLFAVAGDHARNDMAGKEDDSLASALKKAGIEAVPVLAGNAEREAVAAVWMDHLKATFDSLPGK
- a CDS encoding iron ABC transporter permease yields the protein MANAPRRPGGRAAACLPALAGLAALVAACLAGAYPASPGDVAAVLGRTLGLPLAAPADAALATVVLDLRLWRAVLAYGVGAALAVAGGVFQGVLRNPLADPFTLGVSGGAAFGAALSLTLGLAAAWGSRVATPVCALAGGAATLAGVLALSRLAGGLRRETVVLSGIIAATFLSALLSLVKALNEESVAGIVFWIMGGFQGRGRAELALFLPCCLLGLALARLYARELDILLLGDTQARQLGVAAGRARLVLLTAASLLTAGAVAVSGVIGFVGLIAPHACRRLYGAEHGRLLPQSALVGGALLVFADVLARTILPGGAELPVGVVTALLGGPFFCFLLLAPRGGVRP
- a CDS encoding ABC transporter ATP-binding protein, yielding MIRLSGLRAGYGGVEVLHAIDLAIAPGEMVGLLGPNGAGKTTLLLAATGILAPTAGTVRLAGRDVATLPARQRARLVAAVPQRAESVGDFTVAALVAMGRYPHARFLGGPTAADEAACREALDAVGVAHLATRRLHELSGGEFQRVLAARALAQQARALVLDEASAGLDIARKMELYGLLAARNAAGTTVVAALHDVNLAALFCKRLVFLKSGRIAADGPTADVFTSQTLSRIYDADILVIPHPRNGLPQALAVPGPPGGPAAGPAGHGQGGRDHNRRPGP